A window of Candidatus Pantoea floridensis contains these coding sequences:
- a CDS encoding flagellar protein FliT produces the protein MQNKIMVQIMQLQEVNQQLQALASKEDWEAFSEQIGAYLAQMQALCQRDFTQEPETLTAQQLSALLAEDAQLRTLIKSRLSILSQDMSAMRKSRSSSQAYNAV, from the coding sequence ATGCAAAATAAGATAATGGTGCAGATTATGCAGCTGCAGGAGGTAAACCAGCAGCTGCAAGCGTTGGCCAGTAAAGAAGATTGGGAGGCCTTCAGCGAGCAGATCGGTGCCTATTTAGCGCAGATGCAGGCGTTATGCCAACGCGATTTTACGCAGGAGCCGGAGACGCTCACTGCGCAGCAGCTTTCGGCGCTGCTGGCAGAAGATGCCCAGCTGCGCACTCTTATCAAATCCCGCCTCTCTATTCTCAGCCAGGATATGTCCGCAATGCGCAAATCGCGCAGCTCTTCCCAGGCGTATAACGCCGTTTAA
- the flgA gene encoding flagellar basal body P-ring formation chaperone FlgA produces MKIPLVKIFATALACCSLPLIASVPDTPSAIERLQTRLDALLSPQVEVNTDIVRTVELLATPQQLAALCENPELRLAGHDTRLTGKRTVIANCGKRNHYLPVRISAQGSWWVAAHDLAGGDIIQPGDIKRVTGNLEGQPLGLVFEANEIVGQRLTRGLALGKPLVQSQLRQQWRLRSGQTVDLVTTSAGLRIRSQGKAMNNAAVNDTLKVRLNNGRTINGKVNEDGQVTIFLQQ; encoded by the coding sequence ATGAAAATCCCTCTTGTAAAAATCTTCGCTACCGCGTTGGCCTGCTGTTCGCTGCCGTTAATCGCCAGCGTGCCGGATACGCCCTCCGCCATTGAGCGGCTGCAAACGCGCCTGGATGCGCTGCTTTCACCTCAGGTGGAAGTGAACACTGACATCGTGCGCACCGTGGAGCTGCTGGCCACGCCACAGCAGCTGGCGGCGTTATGTGAAAACCCGGAGCTGCGACTGGCGGGACACGATACGCGCCTGACCGGCAAGCGCACGGTGATCGCCAACTGCGGCAAGCGCAATCACTACCTACCGGTGCGCATCAGCGCCCAGGGCAGCTGGTGGGTGGCCGCCCACGATCTGGCCGGTGGTGACATCATCCAGCCAGGCGATATTAAGCGCGTAACGGGAAATCTTGAGGGGCAACCGCTGGGACTTGTGTTTGAAGCCAATGAGATTGTGGGTCAGCGTTTGACCCGGGGGTTAGCGCTGGGAAAGCCGTTAGTACAGAGTCAGTTGCGCCAGCAGTGGCGCTTGCGCTCAGGACAAACCGTTGACCTGGTCACCACCTCGGCGGGCCTGCGTATTCGCAGCCAGGGCAAGGCGATGAACAACGCGGCGGTCAACGATACGTTAAAAGTTCGGCTCAATAATGGTCGTACAATCAATGGCAAAGTGAACGAAGACGGCCAGGTGACGATTTTTTTACAACAATAA
- the flgE gene encoding flagellar hook protein FlgE gives MSFSQGLSGLNAASKALDVVGNNIANSQTVGFKAGSVSFADIFAGTTGLGVQVAGINQDFNSGSLASTGRDLDIAIDGKGFFRFVNEGGSVFYGRNGQFNTDEKGNVINSSGMYLTGYQATGTPPKIEPGAPIGPIRIPTDDMQPEASTAGTLTGNLKADDDKVIASAFNAEDPSTYNFVSQIEATDSLGSKHTVKVYFVQTSPGEWKAYAGDETSPRMDTGSPPKPIYSEMQLKFDASGNLIPGTTVPAGGVMNITGAALNGANALNLQLDLKALTKNASDSLVKLGEIDGQAPGKYQNFKIGDNGEVVATYSNGKRQTVAQIVLADFPNTSGLQSEGNNVWSESSSSGQPFLGASGTGSFGDVNGSMLEQSNVDMGAEMVNMIVYQRNYQSNSQTIKTQSELLQTLVNLR, from the coding sequence ATGAGTTTTTCTCAGGGCCTGAGCGGCCTCAATGCAGCATCTAAAGCGTTGGACGTGGTAGGCAACAACATCGCCAACTCCCAGACCGTTGGTTTCAAAGCCGGTTCGGTTTCATTTGCCGACATCTTCGCCGGTACCACCGGTTTGGGTGTGCAGGTCGCGGGCATCAACCAGGACTTCAACAGCGGCAGCCTCGCATCAACCGGACGCGATCTGGATATCGCGATCGATGGCAAAGGCTTTTTCCGTTTTGTGAACGAAGGTGGCAGCGTGTTCTACGGCCGTAATGGCCAGTTCAATACCGATGAAAAGGGCAACGTCATCAACAGTTCCGGCATGTACCTGACCGGCTACCAGGCCACGGGCACACCGCCGAAAATTGAGCCAGGCGCGCCGATTGGCCCGATCCGCATTCCTACCGATGATATGCAGCCAGAAGCCTCAACCGCCGGCACGCTCACGGGCAATCTGAAAGCCGATGACGACAAGGTGATCGCCAGCGCCTTTAATGCGGAAGACCCAAGCACCTATAACTTCGTCAGCCAGATCGAAGCCACCGACAGCCTGGGCAGCAAGCACACCGTCAAAGTCTATTTCGTCCAGACCTCGCCGGGTGAGTGGAAAGCCTATGCGGGTGATGAAACGTCACCCCGGATGGACACGGGTTCACCGCCGAAGCCTATCTATTCAGAGATGCAGCTGAAGTTTGATGCCAGCGGCAACCTGATCCCTGGCACCACCGTCCCCGCTGGCGGCGTCATGAACATTACGGGTGCTGCGCTCAACGGCGCCAACGCACTTAATCTGCAGCTTGATTTAAAAGCGCTGACGAAAAATGCCAGTGACAGCCTGGTGAAACTCGGCGAAATCGATGGTCAGGCACCGGGTAAATACCAGAACTTTAAGATTGGCGATAACGGCGAAGTGGTTGCCACCTACAGCAACGGTAAGCGTCAAACCGTGGCGCAGATCGTGCTGGCCGATTTCCCCAATACCAGCGGTTTGCAGTCGGAAGGTAACAACGTCTGGTCAGAATCATCGAGCTCAGGTCAGCCGTTCCTCGGCGCGTCCGGCACCGGCAGTTTTGGTGACGTCAACGGCAGCATGCTGGAGCAGTCGAATGTCGATATGGGCGCGGAGATGGTCAACATGATCGTTTATCAGCGTAACTACCAGTCGAACTCGCAAACCATTAAAACCCAGTCTGAGCTGTTGCAGACGCTGGTTAACCTGCGTTAA
- the fliD gene encoding flagellar filament capping protein FliD — MAIAPISGLGGSGLDIQQLLGQLEAAESKKLNPYLQKQSSYSGQLSAWSKISSSLDALKTNLGKLQDEGFNGVSIGDNKAFKATAGKGAIPNSYSVAVAQLAKSHKIGSAAQDTNDAQLGDGSDTRTLKITVGEGQPMEVTLKNDETSLVQIAKKINAQNGDVNATVMAAEGGSFKLVVTSKKTGSDGEIKMEVSGDDKLAGVLDYGPGKTSGMQEMTKALNAKMYIDGELVVRSSNTITDAIEGITFELREVSEIIKDEGDVEKNEYKPETLAVTADTSKVKSMIEEFVKQYNAFLSTVSSVSVYKEPIKNADELAQQNPNNGALFGDGTLRRLSSQIKSTTVGSYSDISKVFPSLGSLGISVKFDEFKAGQESTGTMGTLTIDSKKLEEALKNNPKEVEALFLGKDGAEGLKGKMDGLFKTYLGDNEGYPKVEGAIATAKKGIEAQDKRNEKQISRIEDLIKQSLARSQKEFIRLDKAMTEMNNMSTQLQSALLGMMNS, encoded by the coding sequence ATGGCGATTGCACCAATTTCTGGCTTGGGTGGATCCGGACTCGATATTCAACAACTGCTGGGCCAGCTTGAAGCCGCAGAAAGTAAAAAGCTTAACCCCTATTTACAGAAACAAAGCAGTTATAGCGGTCAGCTCTCTGCCTGGAGCAAGATTTCCAGCTCGCTGGACGCATTAAAAACCAACCTGGGTAAACTGCAGGATGAAGGTTTTAACGGCGTCAGCATTGGCGATAACAAAGCCTTTAAAGCCACCGCAGGTAAAGGCGCCATTCCTAACAGCTACTCTGTGGCGGTGGCGCAGTTGGCCAAGTCGCACAAAATTGGTTCAGCCGCGCAGGACACCAACGATGCGCAGTTGGGTGACGGCAGCGACACGCGCACCTTAAAAATCACCGTCGGTGAAGGTCAGCCGATGGAAGTGACGCTCAAAAATGATGAGACATCGCTGGTGCAGATCGCGAAAAAAATCAACGCCCAGAACGGTGATGTCAACGCCACGGTGATGGCGGCGGAAGGCGGCAGCTTCAAACTGGTTGTCACTTCCAAGAAAACCGGTAGCGATGGCGAGATTAAGATGGAAGTCAGCGGAGATGATAAGCTGGCTGGCGTGCTGGACTATGGTCCAGGCAAAACCTCCGGCATGCAAGAAATGACCAAAGCGCTTAACGCCAAGATGTACATTGACGGAGAGCTTGTAGTACGCAGCTCAAACACCATTACCGATGCCATTGAAGGCATTACGTTTGAACTGCGTGAAGTCTCCGAAATTATCAAAGATGAAGGCGACGTTGAAAAGAACGAATATAAGCCTGAAACCCTCGCGGTAACCGCCGACACCTCCAAAGTCAAAAGCATGATTGAGGAGTTCGTCAAGCAGTACAACGCCTTCCTCAGTACCGTCTCCAGCGTGAGCGTTTATAAAGAGCCTATCAAGAACGCCGACGAGCTAGCACAGCAAAACCCCAACAACGGCGCGCTATTTGGTGATGGCACGCTGCGCCGCTTAAGCAGCCAGATAAAATCTACGACAGTGGGGAGCTATAGCGATATCAGCAAAGTTTTCCCTTCGCTGGGTAGCCTGGGCATTAGCGTTAAATTTGATGAATTTAAAGCGGGCCAGGAGAGCACCGGGACGATGGGCACGCTCACCATCGATAGCAAAAAGCTCGAAGAAGCGCTGAAAAACAACCCGAAAGAGGTGGAAGCGCTGTTCCTCGGCAAAGATGGCGCCGAAGGCCTGAAAGGCAAGATGGATGGACTGTTCAAAACCTATCTGGGCGATAACGAAGGTTACCCTAAAGTTGAGGGCGCTATCGCCACGGCGAAAAAAGGCATTGAGGCCCAGGATAAGCGTAATGAAAAGCAGATCAGCCGTATTGAAGATCTGATCAAGCAAAGCCTGGCGCGCAGCCAGAAAGAGTTCATCCGTCTTGATAAAGCGATGACAGAAATGAATAACATGAGTACCCAGCTGCAGTCTGCGCTGCTCGGTATGATGAACAGTTAA
- the flgB gene encoding flagellar basal body rod protein FlgB, giving the protein MVNKLDDAFRFQQQALGLLSRRQDILASNIANADTPGYQARDIDFTKQLKNAMDNQQMAKSPVSLALTSDRHIAAKGKLIDDDQLMYRIPDQPSADGNTVDMDRERVNFADNGVKYQSGLTFLGADIKKMMTVLNQG; this is encoded by the coding sequence ATGGTCAATAAACTGGACGACGCGTTTCGTTTTCAGCAGCAAGCGCTGGGTTTACTCTCGCGCCGCCAGGATATCCTGGCATCAAATATTGCCAATGCCGACACGCCGGGTTATCAGGCGCGTGACATTGATTTTACAAAGCAGTTAAAAAACGCCATGGATAATCAACAAATGGCGAAATCACCGGTCTCACTGGCATTAACGTCAGACCGGCATATTGCAGCCAAAGGAAAATTAATTGACGACGATCAATTAATGTATCGCATTCCGGATCAGCCGAGTGCCGATGGTAATACCGTGGATATGGACCGCGAGCGCGTTAATTTCGCGGATAACGGCGTGAAATATCAATCCGGGCTGACCTTCCTTGGCGCGGATATTAAGAAAATGATGACGGTATTAAACCAGGGGTAA
- a CDS encoding chemotaxis protein: protein MIFALILVVILITLLVLVQAGIIPRFIKSEGERLRSQVDELAEQLRGQLDRVEAQQRSVTESVVTLRSYTLDKPLAGNGLLDDVSGSERHFFNALVRELSDRLGGRIWIVEDTGRIVGDAAGAAGQHSLSEGDLPMAIPLRSLLAQSGEALRHTTFRSASGEHTLIVQPIVETPWMLAIDVPTRRLGERPDIPLHKPWPLAVMVLVSTLTLLRSLNLHLARMNDELPTLLRHEVPAVRDQSAQLPPLMQEIGEQMAVMARAAIRVGQQNESLLQTPEANANRVAMLADSVAGIVQTLQGLQEAASVIADSSGALVQLASRAYSYSLHQEESIFAVEARNLAQRCARSSKELRALITDAIMQAQGDTPLQNNSVLIEEVYSSANTLLQRTNG from the coding sequence ATGATCTTTGCACTTATCCTGGTTGTTATCCTTATTACGTTGCTGGTGTTAGTTCAGGCGGGGATTATTCCGCGCTTTATTAAGTCTGAAGGTGAGCGGCTGCGCTCCCAGGTCGATGAGTTAGCCGAGCAACTGCGCGGCCAACTCGATCGCGTTGAGGCCCAGCAGCGCTCTGTGACCGAGAGCGTGGTGACACTGAGAAGTTACACGCTGGATAAGCCGCTGGCGGGCAATGGCTTGCTGGATGATGTTTCCGGTAGCGAACGCCACTTCTTTAATGCGCTGGTGCGTGAGTTGAGCGATCGTCTCGGCGGTCGTATCTGGATTGTTGAAGATACCGGCCGCATTGTAGGCGATGCCGCAGGCGCCGCAGGTCAGCACTCACTCAGTGAAGGTGATTTGCCGATGGCGATTCCCTTACGTTCGCTGCTGGCGCAAAGCGGTGAGGCGCTGCGCCACACCACTTTTCGCAGTGCCAGTGGTGAGCACACGCTGATTGTGCAGCCGATCGTTGAAACGCCGTGGATGCTAGCCATCGATGTGCCGACGCGTCGCCTTGGCGAGCGGCCCGACATCCCGCTGCACAAGCCGTGGCCGCTGGCGGTGATGGTATTAGTCTCGACCTTAACGCTGCTGCGCAGCCTCAATTTGCATCTGGCGCGTATGAATGATGAGTTGCCGACCCTGCTGCGCCATGAGGTGCCGGCGGTGCGCGATCAAAGCGCCCAGCTGCCACCGCTGATGCAGGAGATTGGCGAGCAGATGGCCGTTATGGCGCGCGCGGCGATCCGCGTTGGCCAGCAGAATGAAAGCCTGCTACAAACACCGGAGGCCAACGCCAATCGAGTGGCGATGCTGGCCGACAGCGTTGCCGGCATTGTGCAGACGCTGCAGGGGTTGCAGGAAGCCGCCTCGGTGATTGCAGACAGTTCCGGCGCGCTGGTGCAACTTGCCAGCCGGGCTTACAGTTACTCACTGCATCAGGAAGAGAGCATTTTTGCCGTGGAAGCACGCAATCTGGCGCAGCGCTGCGCCCGCTCTTCGAAAGAGCTGCGCGCACTGATTACCGATGCCATTATGCAGGCGCAGGGCGATACGCCGCTGCAGAATAACAGTGTGCTGATTGAGGAGGTGTATTCCTCGGCGAATACGCTGCTGCAGCGCACCAACGGCTAA
- the fliS gene encoding flagellar export chaperone FliS — MYSKTGKNAYSDVSLDSQVSGATPHQLITMLLDGAINAMRRAEIYFQTGNVARRGEMISRAINIIDNGLRSGLDHEIGGQISADLERLYEYVSRSLLEASVNKSGEQLPHLITLMVDLSETWKAIEPQARQVSHAK, encoded by the coding sequence ATGTACAGCAAAACCGGCAAGAATGCCTACTCTGATGTTTCCCTCGACAGCCAGGTTTCTGGCGCCACGCCGCACCAGCTCATCACCATGCTGTTGGACGGTGCGATAAATGCCATGCGCCGCGCTGAAATCTATTTTCAAACTGGCAACGTGGCGCGGCGCGGAGAGATGATTTCACGCGCGATCAACATTATCGACAACGGCCTGCGTTCCGGGCTCGACCACGAAATCGGTGGCCAGATTTCCGCCGATCTTGAGCGTTTATATGAATACGTTTCACGCAGCCTGCTGGAAGCCAGCGTCAATAAATCAGGCGAACAGTTGCCGCACCTGATCACGCTGATGGTTGATTTGTCTGAGACGTGGAAAGCCATCGAACCGCAAGCACGTCAGGTGAGCCATGCAAAATAA
- a CDS encoding flagellar basal body rod protein FlgF, protein MDRAIYTAMSAANASLNRQAVTSNNLANSSTAGFRAQLAAFRAVPVAGESLNTRALVAESTPFHDESMGPITHTGRNLDVALPQNGWLAVEMPDGSEAYTRNGTIEVDNQGALSVGGRPLMGDGAALTVPPQSEVTIGADGTISALGGGDDATALVQVGRLKMVNAEMSSLLHGDDGLFRSAAAGALAQDEQLRLSPEALEGSNVSPVKAMAEMIANSRGFDMNMKVIRTADENAQKANQLLSVG, encoded by the coding sequence ATGGATCGCGCAATATATACCGCCATGAGCGCCGCCAACGCCTCGCTCAATCGCCAGGCGGTTACCTCCAACAATCTGGCGAACAGCTCAACGGCCGGTTTCCGCGCGCAGCTGGCGGCGTTCCGCGCTGTTCCAGTGGCAGGCGAAAGCCTCAACACCCGTGCGCTGGTGGCGGAATCAACGCCGTTCCACGACGAGAGCATGGGCCCCATCACCCACACCGGACGCAACCTGGACGTGGCGCTGCCACAGAACGGTTGGCTGGCGGTGGAAATGCCGGACGGCAGCGAAGCCTATACCCGCAACGGCACCATTGAGGTGGATAACCAGGGCGCGCTGAGCGTCGGTGGTCGTCCACTGATGGGCGATGGCGCGGCGTTAACCGTGCCGCCGCAGTCGGAAGTGACCATTGGCGCGGACGGCACCATCTCCGCGCTGGGCGGCGGTGACGATGCCACCGCGCTGGTGCAGGTCGGCCGCCTGAAAATGGTCAATGCGGAAATGAGCAGCCTGCTGCACGGCGATGATGGCCTGTTCCGTTCCGCAGCGGCGGGCGCGCTGGCGCAGGATGAGCAGCTGCGCCTCAGCCCCGAAGCACTGGAAGGCAGCAACGTCAGCCCGGTTAAGGCGATGGCAGAGATGATCGCTAACTCGCGTGGCTTCGATATGAACATGAAAGTGATTCGTACCGCCGACGAAAATGCCCAAAAGGCTAACCAGTTACTGAGCGTCGGCTAA
- the flgC gene encoding flagellar basal body rod protein FlgC: MSLFSIFDISGSAMAAQSQRLNVSASNMANADSVVGPDGQPYRARQVVFSVEAQAGQDVGGVRVSDVVESSAPDRMVYEPGNPLADQQGYVRMPNVNVVDEMVNTISASRSYQANVEVMNSAKSLMLKTLTLGQ, encoded by the coding sequence GTGTCACTTTTCAGCATATTTGATATTTCCGGCTCGGCGATGGCGGCGCAATCACAGCGCCTCAACGTTAGCGCCAGCAACATGGCGAACGCCGACAGCGTCGTCGGTCCAGACGGCCAGCCGTATCGCGCACGTCAGGTGGTGTTCTCGGTGGAGGCACAGGCCGGTCAGGATGTCGGCGGCGTGCGGGTGAGTGACGTTGTGGAGAGCAGCGCGCCGGATCGCATGGTGTATGAGCCGGGTAATCCGCTGGCCGACCAGCAGGGCTATGTGCGCATGCCCAACGTCAACGTGGTGGATGAGATGGTGAACACCATCTCCGCCTCACGCAGCTATCAAGCCAACGTAGAAGTGATGAACTCTGCTAAGAGCCTGATGCTGAAAACCTTAACCCTTGGCCAGTAA
- a CDS encoding flagellin N-terminal helical domain-containing protein — protein sequence MAQVINTNSLSLMAQNNLNKSQTSLGTAIERLSSGMRINSAKDDAAGLAISNRFTSSIRGLTQAGRNANDGISLAQTTEGALNEVTENLQRIRELTVQAKNGTNSSDDRASIQKEITARLDEIKRISETTNFNGVNVLDGSKDALTIQIGDKDGQTINIDLTKMDLETLNLDDFDAEFAKLQSSAVKGSQFKAAGDLNANGSEIDVGAKTPYKIVAGDIDTIAGKAGIANGKGEIRTVTEGTTTRIFAVDKDSGKAYEMKLTTTPGTDPLVDPVELADASVISELNELDSDVLVNGPSTLTSLSNVKKGDDLVEAGGKKFKLDAAMLNQISNDAFGSDAKASGIKIVADDKNPGTYYAVNKDGDVHQFTMDDTGAATVDTNLARAADAQAVQVAANDSLLETLDGALTKVTNFQADLGAIQNRFSSIIANLNTTVINTTEARSRIQDADFSVEVSAMSRSNILQQAGVSVLSQANQVPQNVLSLLR from the coding sequence ATGGCCCAGGTCATTAATACCAACTCACTGAGCTTGATGGCTCAAAACAACCTGAACAAATCACAGACTTCTCTGGGTACTGCTATCGAGCGTCTCTCTTCAGGTATGCGTATCAACAGCGCGAAAGATGATGCCGCTGGCCTTGCCATCTCTAACCGCTTCACCTCTTCTATCCGTGGCCTGACTCAGGCTGGTCGTAACGCCAACGACGGCATCTCACTGGCGCAGACCACTGAAGGCGCGCTGAACGAAGTGACCGAAAACTTGCAGCGTATCCGTGAACTGACCGTACAGGCGAAAAACGGCACCAACTCTTCTGATGACCGCGCGTCAATCCAGAAAGAGATTACTGCCCGTCTGGACGAAATCAAGCGTATCTCTGAAACCACCAACTTCAACGGCGTTAACGTGCTGGACGGTTCTAAAGATGCACTGACCATTCAGATCGGCGACAAAGATGGCCAGACCATCAACATCGACCTGACCAAAATGGATCTGGAAACCCTGAACCTGGACGACTTCGACGCTGAGTTCGCTAAGCTGCAGTCTTCTGCGGTGAAAGGTTCACAGTTCAAGGCGGCGGGCGATCTTAACGCAAATGGCTCTGAAATCGATGTCGGTGCAAAAACTCCTTATAAAATTGTTGCAGGTGATATTGATACAATCGCTGGTAAAGCGGGTATTGCTAATGGTAAAGGGGAAATCAGAACGGTTACCGAAGGTACAACTACACGCATCTTTGCGGTAGATAAAGATAGCGGTAAAGCGTATGAGATGAAGCTTACTACTACTCCAGGGACGGATCCTCTTGTCGATCCTGTAGAATTAGCAGATGCGTCAGTAATTAGTGAGCTGAATGAACTGGATTCAGACGTGCTGGTCAATGGCCCAAGCACCCTGACCAGCCTGAGCAACGTGAAAAAAGGTGACGACCTGGTTGAAGCAGGCGGCAAGAAATTCAAGCTGGATGCGGCGATGCTGAACCAGATTTCCAATGATGCATTTGGCTCAGACGCGAAAGCCAGCGGCATTAAAATCGTTGCTGATGATAAAAACCCGGGTACTTACTACGCAGTTAATAAAGATGGTGACGTGCATCAGTTCACCATGGACGATACCGGTGCAGCGACTGTAGACACCAACTTAGCGCGTGCGGCTGATGCTCAGGCAGTGCAAGTTGCGGCGAACGATTCTCTGCTGGAAACCCTGGACGGCGCACTGACTAAAGTGACCAACTTCCAGGCGGATCTGGGTGCGATTCAGAACCGTTTCAGCTCTATCATCGCTAACCTGAACACCACCGTGATCAACACCACTGAAGCACGTTCACGTATTCAGGATGCAGACTTCTCTGTTGAAGTTTCAGCAATGAGCCGTTCTAACATCCTGCAGCAGGCCGGTGTTTCCGTACTGTCCCAGGCTAACCAGGTTCCACAGAACGTACTGAGCCTGCTGCGTTAA
- a CDS encoding flagellar hook assembly protein FlgD, producing the protein MVSAVNNSVNSASSGNGSAAADLSDSFMQLLVAQMQNQDPTNPMDNNQLTSQLAQFNTAAGIEKLNTAAQNMQQTMISLGSMNAASWVGRSVLMEGDPKVTVGRNNEILPIADTNATPESQDFNFYLKNDADTVTVTLTDAEGNAYTADLKNVKAGTKKFSLDDLKEFKPAEPAPDTEYTVTFSAKKGEDTVDVTGLTAETVAGVTLTDAGPYLHLVGRDDMVTLADIFVIQ; encoded by the coding sequence ATGGTTTCTGCAGTAAATAACAGCGTTAACTCAGCATCATCGGGCAACGGCAGCGCCGCCGCCGATTTATCCGACAGCTTTATGCAGCTGTTGGTGGCACAGATGCAAAATCAGGATCCCACCAATCCCATGGACAACAACCAGCTCACTTCACAGCTGGCACAGTTCAATACCGCAGCGGGCATCGAGAAGCTGAATACCGCAGCGCAAAATATGCAGCAGACGATGATTTCGCTGGGAAGCATGAATGCGGCGTCATGGGTTGGGCGTAGCGTGCTGATGGAAGGGGATCCTAAGGTGACCGTGGGCCGCAATAACGAAATTCTGCCGATCGCCGATACGAACGCGACGCCAGAGTCTCAAGACTTCAACTTCTACCTGAAGAACGATGCTGACACCGTCACCGTGACGCTGACCGATGCGGAAGGCAATGCCTACACCGCAGATCTGAAAAACGTTAAGGCGGGCACCAAGAAATTCAGCCTCGACGATCTGAAAGAATTCAAACCGGCTGAACCCGCACCTGATACCGAGTACACCGTCACTTTCAGCGCCAAAAAAGGTGAGGACACCGTTGATGTCACTGGCCTGACGGCAGAGACGGTCGCGGGTGTGACCTTAACCGACGCAGGCCCGTACCTGCACCTGGTGGGTCGCGACGACATGGTTACGCTGGCCGATATTTTTGTCATCCAATAA
- the flgM gene encoding flagellar biosynthesis anti-sigma factor FlgM produces the protein MSIESTKATAAINTIAATQDMRTRSQTQNNEPSSAGRAKADKTEVTLSALTKQIQTNDSRDVNYARVAEIRAALAAGEMPIEPEKIAQSLVQELFQF, from the coding sequence ATGAGTATTGAAAGCACCAAAGCAACCGCAGCGATTAACACGATCGCCGCCACGCAGGATATGCGCACCCGCTCACAGACGCAGAATAATGAACCGTCATCTGCTGGCCGCGCAAAAGCGGATAAAACCGAAGTCACCCTGAGTGCGCTGACCAAACAGATTCAAACCAACGACAGCCGCGACGTAAATTATGCGCGCGTTGCTGAAATCCGTGCCGCATTAGCCGCAGGCGAAATGCCGATTGAGCCCGAGAAAATAGCGCAATCGCTGGTGCAGGAACTCTTTCAGTTTTAA
- a CDS encoding flagella synthesis protein FlgN, translating to MEKLFPILTQMKTSLDELEAIMIEEVNQLNRTQINPVSLQILTDNKSQLLSTIQYYDELRRQQEQQSALEAPYHQHSKLFACWQLVSERVRITKSLNLQVEHLLQGHMKKNQQMQKVVEKVGHNTSTLYGPAGESNNLPSGRKYNISI from the coding sequence ATGGAAAAGCTTTTTCCTATTTTGACACAGATGAAAACGTCTCTGGACGAACTAGAGGCGATTATGATTGAGGAAGTCAATCAGCTAAATCGCACGCAGATAAACCCGGTTTCACTGCAAATCCTGACCGATAATAAAAGTCAGCTGCTGTCGACCATTCAATATTATGATGAACTGCGTCGCCAGCAGGAGCAGCAGTCTGCGCTTGAAGCGCCCTACCATCAACACAGCAAATTATTTGCCTGCTGGCAATTGGTAAGCGAACGCGTGCGCATTACCAAATCACTTAATCTACAAGTGGAACATCTGCTGCAAGGCCATATGAAGAAGAATCAGCAAATGCAAAAAGTGGTAGAGAAAGTCGGCCACAATACCAGCACACTTTATGGCCCTGCAGGAGAATCCAATAATCTGCCGAGCGGACGCAAATACAATATTAGTATCTGA